From the genome of Streptomyces spinoverrucosus:
TCGTCGTCGGTCATCTTCCACAGCACCTTGTCGCGCAGGATGCCCGCGTTGGTGACCAGGACGTCGAGCCGGCCGAACTCCTCGACCGCGCGCCCGACGAGCCGGTCGGCGGCCTCGGACGTGCCGACCGCGACCACCTCGGCCACGGCGGTGCCGCCCGCCTCGGTGATGGATTTCACGGCCGCCTCGGCCACGGCCTCGTCGATGTCGTTGACGACCACCGAGGCGCCGTGGGCGGCGAGGGCGTGCGCGTAGGCGAGGCCGAGGCCCCGGCCGCTGCCGGTGACGACGGCGGCCTTGCCGGTGAGATCGATGCTGGGCACGGGTGGGTGGTCCCTTCGCATGGGGTGCGGCTTCGAGATCGAAGTTAAGAGCAATAATTGGTGACGTCAATAGTTGTTCCCGACCGCCAGGCTGCGAAAGACTGGGGCCATGAAGGCAAACACTGGGTCCACGAAGGCGACGACCCCGATCGACGCGAACGAGCCGTGGATGCGTGCACTGCACGCGGACACCGGCTATCTGCTCTACCGGCTGGGCCTGCGCTCCGGGCAGCTGTTCAACTCCTGCCTCCAGGAGTCCGGACTGCGCCTGCGCCATTACGCGGTGCTGCGCTTCCTCGCCACCTGCGAGGGCGCCCTCCAGCGCGAGCTGAGCACCCGCCTCGGCTACGACCCGAGCGCGATCGTCGGCCTGGTGGACGACCTGGAGAAGGCGGGCTTCGCCGAGCGCCGCCCCTCCCCCGACGACCGCCGCAGCCGGATCGTCGTCCTCGCCGAGGCCGGCCGCGCCTTCCTGCGCGACACCGACGAGGCGGGCCTGAAGGTGACCAACGAACTCCTCCAGCCGCTCGACGCGAGCGAGCGCGAGACGCTCCAG
Proteins encoded in this window:
- a CDS encoding MarR family winged helix-turn-helix transcriptional regulator; translated protein: MKANTGSTKATTPIDANEPWMRALHADTGYLLYRLGLRSGQLFNSCLQESGLRLRHYAVLRFLATCEGALQRELSTRLGYDPSAIVGLVDDLEKAGFAERRPSPDDRRSRIVVLAEAGRAFLRDTDEAGLKVTNELLQPLDASERETLQALLLRIAEDGLD